In Sphingobacterium sp. PCS056, the following proteins share a genomic window:
- a CDS encoding glycosyltransferase family 2 protein: MKVSIITPVFNASRFLEETAKSVLGQSYSDWEWLLIDDCSGDNSWTIMQQLALKDPRIRIYQNDTNLRAGKTRNRAIEMAKGRFIAFLDSDDLWHADKLKLQIPFMLDNNYSFSHTSYGYLDEEGRNIKSTLHVSKEVDYQHLLKYTEISCLTAVYDAQNIGKWYMSEHARKQDYALWLSILKSGVKSYGLDQELAYYRQVRGSATSKKYKLIWKHIVFLKQTQGFSTFKAIYYTGYWMVNGFIRYFLK, from the coding sequence ATGAAAGTTTCTATAATCACTCCTGTATTTAATGCTTCGCGATTTTTAGAAGAAACAGCAAAATCAGTTCTTGGCCAATCGTATTCAGATTGGGAATGGTTATTAATTGATGATTGTTCTGGTGATAACTCTTGGACGATTATGCAACAACTTGCTCTAAAGGATCCAAGAATACGAATTTACCAAAACGATACAAATCTGCGAGCGGGTAAAACTCGGAACAGAGCAATAGAAATGGCTAAAGGAAGATTTATTGCATTTTTAGATAGTGATGACCTGTGGCATGCTGACAAATTAAAATTGCAGATACCTTTTATGTTGGATAATAATTACTCGTTTTCACATACGTCCTATGGCTATCTGGATGAAGAAGGACGCAATATAAAGAGTACATTACATGTTAGCAAAGAGGTAGATTATCAGCATCTATTGAAATATACTGAAATATCATGTTTAACGGCTGTTTACGATGCGCAAAATATAGGTAAATGGTATATGTCGGAACATGCAAGAAAACAAGATTATGCACTTTGGCTATCAATATTAAAATCAGGAGTTAAATCATATGGTCTTGATCAGGAACTCGCTTACTACAGACAGGTCAGAGGCTCTGCAACAAGTAAAAAATATAAATTAATCTGGAAACATATTGTTTTTTTAAAACAAACACAAGGCTTTAGCACGTTCAAAGCGATCTATTATACAGGTTACTGGATGGTTAATGGCTTTATTCGTTATTTCCTTAAATAA
- a CDS encoding right-handed parallel beta-helix repeat-containing protein, translated as MKHFIIIVYLFSLSLLSFAQQTEMRGGLKYYKIDKKYYPSAVEKSKFDTEIKQYSQTAFKVDNALPKGKKTKGQVDYTTEIQKLIDQYDVLLFPDYPLLINEKGLKVRSNQVLIFPPNSKLIMKANNKPRYVLLLIQEVQNVKIYNVKMEGDRYQHLNSEGEWGMGIRVFGAKNVKIVNPIIEKMWGDGIYIGGPRGKESKSVDVYNAVLDNNRRNAISITSADGVNIYNALCANSNGNLPKGGIDIEPNSNENVIDNIKLINPITFRNPVYGIALSLGKLVGEKRKTVNITIENPLIIGSKFGLTVPSFKAGFKKNQVVGTVTVNNLQVYYSSNPVKNVPEFEYDVNVVFNNFKFFNTKKGAGTIRNEKIERQVQTNLSKFQRINVK; from the coding sequence ATGAAACATTTCATTATAATAGTATATCTTTTCAGTCTGTCCTTGCTATCTTTTGCACAGCAGACTGAAATGAGAGGGGGCTTGAAATATTATAAAATTGATAAAAAATACTATCCCTCTGCAGTCGAAAAGAGTAAGTTTGATACTGAAATAAAACAGTATAGCCAAACAGCTTTTAAGGTCGACAATGCTTTACCTAAAGGTAAAAAGACTAAAGGCCAAGTTGATTACACCACCGAAATTCAGAAGCTGATTGATCAGTATGATGTGCTGTTATTTCCCGATTATCCATTACTTATCAACGAAAAGGGATTGAAGGTGCGATCTAATCAGGTTCTTATTTTTCCTCCAAATTCAAAATTGATTATGAAGGCTAATAATAAACCTCGCTATGTGCTATTATTAATACAGGAAGTACAAAATGTCAAGATCTATAATGTCAAGATGGAGGGTGACCGTTATCAGCATTTAAATTCTGAAGGGGAATGGGGTATGGGTATCCGTGTTTTCGGTGCTAAAAATGTGAAGATTGTTAATCCTATAATTGAAAAAATGTGGGGCGATGGAATTTATATAGGTGGACCTCGAGGTAAAGAAAGTAAATCGGTCGATGTTTATAATGCGGTATTGGATAATAACCGGAGAAATGCCATATCGATTACTTCAGCAGATGGCGTAAATATTTATAATGCATTGTGTGCCAATTCAAATGGAAATCTTCCAAAAGGTGGAATAGATATAGAGCCTAATAGTAATGAGAATGTTATTGACAATATAAAGTTAATTAATCCAATCACATTTAGAAATCCAGTTTATGGAATAGCATTATCACTAGGCAAACTAGTTGGAGAAAAACGAAAAACAGTAAATATTACAATTGAAAATCCTTTGATTATTGGTAGTAAGTTTGGTTTAACCGTTCCAAGTTTTAAAGCCGGTTTTAAGAAAAATCAAGTAGTTGGAACAGTTACTGTTAACAATCTACAAGTTTATTATTCTTCAAATCCTGTTAAAAATGTTCCTGAATTCGAATATGATGTTAATGTAGTATTTAATAATTTTAAATTTTTCAATACAAAGAAAGGAGCGGGCACAATTCGAAATGAAAAAATTGAAAGACAGGTCCAAACTAATCTTTCAAAATTCCAAAGGATAAATGTTAAATAA
- a CDS encoding MraY family glycosyltransferase, giving the protein MIYLLVFASLFLLELFYFRLADRFNIIDKPNERSSHTKITLRGGGIIFYMGALIYFLISGFQYPWFFLGLTLMTLISFLDDVFTLSNKIRLLVHFSAVLLMAYQMHLFDMPWYYLLITFIIVVGVINAYNFMDGINGITACYSLAVGGLLLIVNYKIGYIVQDLLIFTLLGVLVFAFFNFRNSARCFAGDVGAVSIAYILLFALGTLILVTGNLIYILFLSVYGIDAVWTIIRRLYLKENIFEAHRSHLYQFLGNEAGFHKLLISFLYGAIQFLVGVIVIQISNYSVQAQAIFSIILLIFMSFMYLILKSWILKKYVKKISYV; this is encoded by the coding sequence ATGATATATTTACTAGTATTTGCTTCATTATTTTTATTGGAGTTGTTTTATTTTCGATTGGCAGATCGTTTTAATATTATTGATAAGCCTAACGAAAGAAGTTCGCATACAAAAATTACCTTAAGAGGTGGTGGTATTATTTTCTACATGGGTGCTCTTATTTATTTCCTCATTTCGGGATTCCAGTACCCTTGGTTTTTTCTTGGATTGACCTTGATGACCCTAATTTCATTTTTAGACGATGTCTTTACTTTGTCTAATAAAATTAGATTATTGGTTCATTTTTCAGCTGTTTTATTAATGGCTTACCAGATGCATTTATTTGACATGCCTTGGTATTATCTGTTGATTACCTTTATTATTGTAGTAGGTGTCATTAATGCCTATAATTTTATGGATGGTATAAATGGCATCACAGCTTGTTATAGTCTTGCAGTGGGAGGTTTATTATTGATCGTCAACTATAAAATCGGTTATATAGTGCAAGATCTTTTGATATTTACATTATTAGGAGTTCTCGTATTTGCATTCTTTAACTTTCGTAATAGTGCTCGATGTTTTGCAGGCGATGTCGGCGCTGTTTCAATAGCATACATCTTGCTTTTCGCTCTTGGCACATTGATATTAGTTACTGGAAATTTGATTTATATCTTATTTCTAAGTGTATATGGCATAGATGCAGTATGGACCATTATCAGAAGATTGTATCTAAAGGAAAATATATTTGAAGCCCATCGTTCTCATTTATATCAGTTTTTAGGTAATGAGGCGGGATTTCATAAATTGCTTATTTCTTTTCTGTATGGGGCCATTCAATTTTTAGTTGGTGTCATTGTTATTCAAATTTCAAATTATTCAGTACAAGCACAGGCCATATTTTCGATAATTTTACTTATTTTCATGAGTTTCATGTACTTAATACTGAAAAGTTGGATATTAAAAAAATATGTAAAAAAGATAAGCTATGTCTAA